The segment GCGATGAGAGCTTTGGCTGGAAAGATTTCCGCATGTTCCCACTCCTCCACATAGGGATTGATTTCTTTTTCGATAAAACGCCGGAGTGACTCCCGAAACATCTGATGCTCTTCGGTAAATTTCATGGACAGCTAACTC is part of the Acidobacteriota bacterium genome and harbors:
- a CDS encoding acyl-CoA dehydrogenase family protein, which codes for MKFTEEHQMFRESLRRFIEKEINPYVEEWEHAEIFPAKALIA